The Halofilum ochraceum genome segment CACTCACGCGCAGACCACTCGCATACAGCAGTTCGAGCATCGCCCGATCGCGCAGCCCGCGGTCGGTGCCGGTATCTGGCGCGGACAACAGCGCACTGACCTCCCCCTCCGAGAGGGAATCGGGCAGCGGCCGTCCAAGGCGGGGCGTGTCGATGCGTGCGCTGGGATCTTCCGCCATGCGTCCCGAGCGGATCTGGAAGCGATAGAAGCGTTTGATGGTGGACAGGACGCGCCGGATGCTGCGCCAGCGCATGCCGCCGGCGATCCGATCCGCCACGTATGCCTGCAGATCCTGGCGGCGGGCGCCGTGCAGGGTTCGATCGCGCGCCGCCAGCCAGCCTGCGAGACCGCGCAGATCGGTGCCATAGGCACTGAGCGTGTTGCCGCTCAGACCGCGTTCCATCCAGAGCGCGTCAAGGAACGCGTCGATGATCGCCTGATCGGAATCCGCGGGGCGGTTGCTGCCACTATCAGCGTCTGCACTCATGGTCAGCGCAGTGTACAACGGCAGATGGGCTATACGCGCCCAGCAGTGGACTGGAACGCGAAACGGCGACCAGGAAAGGCCGCCGGGAAAGCGCTTCAGGGCCCCATTACACGGTCGCGTGGCAGGGGGCCTGCAAACGGATGGGGCGGCCCGGAGGCCGCCCCATGGATCAACCAGTCACAACCACCCGCATCACGGCGATGTGGTCGTGCTACTGGCTTTCTTCTTCGAGGCGGCCTTCTTCTTCGAGCCCGCCTTCTTCTTGGAGGCGGCCTTCTTCTTCGAGGCGGCCTTCTTCTTGGAACGACGCTTCTTCGAAGTGCCCAGCTTGTCGATCCGCGCGAGTTCCGACCGCTCGAACTTCGAGGCGGCCTGAGACATCGCCTTGTCGCGCTTCTCGGCGAGCTTGCGCAGGGCCGTTTCCCGCTTCTGCGCGTCCTTCAGCTCATCGGCCGTCTGCTTGAGTTCGGCCTTGAGCTCCCGGACCTGCTCGCGCAGGCGCTGGGCCGTGGCGGTTGCCGAAGACTTCTTCTTGGAACCCGCCTTCTTCTTCGAGGCGGCCTTCTTCTTCGAGCCCGCCTTCTTCTTCGAAGCGGCCTTCTTGCCGGAGGATTTCTTCTTCGAGGCGGCCTTCTTGCGACCCGAAGACTTCTTCTTTGACGCGGTCTTCTTCGAGGTTACGCTCGCCGTCCCCGAAGGAGACATTGCGGCGGCGACTGTCGTATCCGACGACGCGTTATCTTTCATGCGGGGCATACGCTGTGACTCCCGTGAGTGGCAATGCACTACGCATTATAGGATTGCGTAGCTCGTTTGCAATTACCAATACTCGCGCATCAGTTCAAGCATCGCAACAACCCCATCGCATGCAACCCGTGAATGAAGGTGTAATATCCCGCCTGCTACCCCGATATGCATTCTTGAATGGGCTGATTCATGCCCGCTCATTACGACCAACCGGAAGCGATCCGATCATGACCGAATGGAACTACTGCGGCCTTGGCCGCCGTCTTCTGGCCATCCTCTATGACTCGATCGTGGTGCTTGCGATCCTGTTCATCGCGACGCTGCCGGTCGTATTGCTCACCGGCGGCGCACTCGAGGAGTCCCTCCTCTATCGCACCGCACTGCAGGCCTACGAGTTGCTCGTCGCATTCGCGTTCTTCGGGGGATTCTGGCGCTCGGGCGGGCAGACCATCGGTATGCGGGCATGGCGTATCCGCCTCGTACGGGACGACGGTGGACGCCTGCGCTGGCGCGATGCGGCGCTGCGTTACCTCGTGGCGATCGTTTCCTGGGCGCTGCTCGGACTCGGTTTCGCATGGAGTCTGTTTGACCGCGAACGCCGTACCTGGCACGACATCGCGTCACGCACCCGCCTGATCAGGGATCCATAAGAGGGTTCGAACGCGCGCATGCGCGCCACTGGCGCGTTGTCGGCACGGCCGGCACAACCGGATCGACGAGGCGCGCGACCATGCATACGCCGGCCTAGCGGGCGCACTCAGTGCATGCGACGCAGAAGCAGCAGGCCGGTGATCGTGAACAGGATAGCCGGGGCCATGACGGCGACCGGTGCCGCCAGGCCGTACACGATGCCGATATGGGAAAACAGCTCGGCCAGCAGCAGATAACCGACACCGATTACGCTGCCGATGAACACGCGCTGACCGGCACCGGTCGCGCGGATCGAGCCGAACACCATCGGCAACGCGAGCAGGAGCATGACGAGCGTCGACAGCGGCGTGGCGATTTTCTTCCAGAACGCGAGCGCGAAGCGGGCGGATTCGAGGTCGTTATCACTCAGATAATCGACATAGCTGAATAATCGCCAGCCCGGCAGGGTCTCCGGACTGACCGTGAGCACCTCGAACAGATCCGGCGGCACGAGGCGTGGCCAGATGGCCTCGGCCTCCCGCTGCGTGGCGATGCGATCGCCGTTCAGGCGTGTGCTGCGCACGTCGAGAAGCCGCCATTGATCCTCGCGACGTTGATAATGGGCGCGTTTCGCGTGCAGTGACCGCTGCAATTGCCGCCCATCGAACTCATACACGGTGACATTGCGCAGCACATATCCAGGCAGGATCTCCCCTACGTTCACGAATCGGTTCTCATCCCGCAGCCAGAGACCGCCCGGCCCGCGCGCATCACTCTGACCGGCGATGGCGCTGGAACGCATGCGTTCGGCATATTGCTGGCTCGGCGGCGCCACGACCTCACCCACGAAAACGATGACCGCCATCAGCACGATCCCGCCCTGCATGACCATGCCGACGATACGGCCATTGGAGACGCCCGCGGCGCGCATGATCAGCAGTTCGGAATTCGCGGCCAATGCGCCGAGCCCGACCACGCCACCGATCGCGACCGCCGCGGGGAAGAGCTCATAGATGTCGGCCGGCATCGTCAGCAGGACGTACAGCAGGGCCTCGGCGACGCCGTAATCGCCCTGGCCGGTGCTGCCGAATTCGCGCGTGACCGCGAACAGCGTATTGAGCGACAGCAGGACGGCGAGTACCAGCACCGAGCCCGCGATCACGGTGCGCGCGATGTAACGCCCCAGCAGCGTGGTCATGCCCCGACCCCGCTCCGGCTGAAGATCACCGAATGCGCCCAGCGCCAGCCGACGCGATGCGCCACCAGCGCGGCGACGGCCACCGCCGTGGCGACGTGCACCCACCACATCCCGAGCGCTGGCGGCACGGTCCCCTCCTCAACCATATCGCGGGCGAAGACCAGCAGGTTGGAGTACGCGAGGTAGAGCAGCAACGCGATCGCGATCTTGCCGTAGCGGCCCTTGCGGGGGGTGGTATGGCTCAGGGGCAACGCGGCCAGCGCGAGCAGGAAGCAGGCGATCGGCAGCGATACGCGCCACTGGAACTCGGCCGTATATTTCGGTTCCCCGCGTGCGAGCAGCCGCCCCATCGACATGCCCTCGGCACCGGGGCCGCTCGTCTCGACACGCTGGCTCGGGATATGGATGCCGTGCTCGGAGAACGTGATCGACCGCGCCACATCGGAACCGGGCTTGATCGTATAGCGCTGCCCCTCCGTGAATTCGAGATATCGGCGCCCGGACTCCCGATCGATGCGCTCGTCCGCGGCGCGTGCGCGCACGATATGCTCGCCGCCCTGATCCGCCGGCGACACGACGAACACCTCGCGCAATCCCCCGTCGTCCGAGCGCGTTTCCGCGAACAGCACCGCCCCGGCTCCGGCACGATTGAAACGCCCCGGCGCCAGCCCCGCGAATTCCGATTCGGCGGCCACCCGGGCGGTGATCTCCGAACTTGCACGTTCGGCCCACGGCGACGCCCACAGCGTGAGCGCGGCCGTCATACCGGCCCCGGCCAGAGCGAGGATCGCGACCGGTCGGAACAGCTTTGCGAGCCCGATGCCACAGGCCCCCAGCGCCGCCATCTCGCTCTCCGCGTAGAGGCGCCCGAACGCGAGCAGCAAGGCCAGGAACAGACCCAGCGGAATCAGCGTGACGAAATAGCTCGTCAGATGCAGCAGGAAAAACGGCAGGATCACCTGACCGGTCAACTCGCCCTCGACCACCTTGCCGAGGAGCTGCACGAGCGAGTTGCTCGCAAGGACCAGGATCAGGATCACCATGACCGCGATCCAGACCTGGATGACCTCGCGAAGGATGTAGCGATCGACAATCGTCAGGCGCATGTGCGGCCTTGAGATGGCTTGCGGGGCGACCCGATGGCGTGGGAGGGGGAATGCCCCGGACGGCGACTGTGTGCTGCGTGCGGCACGCTCATGGCTTTCCGGGAGGGCTCCTGGACAGGGCGCGGCTGCAACCCGTACCGATTTTGCCTAAAATCCGTCGGCAATCCTAACCGGTTCTGCGCCAGGTCGCCGCAATCGTCGCCGGGTGCTTCTGGATTTCCCCCTCTCCGCATGCGCGAGGCCCATCGATGGAATTCACCGTTACGACCGCGAACCCGGCGCAAAAAAAGGCCGGCGTACTCGTGATCGGCGTCTTCGAACGCCGCCGGCTGTCGGATATCGGCGCCCGGATCGACCAGGCTACCGACGGCTACCTGCGCGGTATCCTCGCCAATGGCGATCTGGACGGCGAAACGAATACATCGCTGCTGCTCTACGATGTGCCCGGTATTCGCGCGCGGCGCGTGCTGCTGGTCGGCTGCGGCAAGGCGAGCGAATTCGATCGACGCGCCTATCGCAAGGTCAACGCCTGGGTCGCTGGCCTGCTCGAGCGCAGCCGGGCGACCGATGCACTGACCTGCCTGCCGGCCATCCAGGTGCGTGGTGTCGACGCCGGCGATCGCGCCCGTGTAACGGTCGAGGCGACCGAGACCCGCCGCTACCGATTCGACGAGTTCCGCAGCGAACCGAATACCCCGAAGCACCCGCTCAGCCGCCTTGCTCTGCACGTAGCCGACGGGGACGATAAGGCGAAGGCCGAGGCCGGGATCGCACACGCGCGGTCGCTGGCCGCCGGCGTCCATCTCGCACGCGATCTCGCCAACCGCCCCGCCAACGTGTGCACGCCCACCCATCTCGCCGAGCAGGCGCGTGCGCTCGACCAACAGTACGACCACGTCCACACGACCGTGCTCGAGGAATCCGATATGGAGGAACTCGGGATGGGCGCGATGCTCGCGGTCAGCCGTGGCAGCCGTGAGCCGGCGAAACTCATTACGATGTCCTGGCAGGGTGCCGGACCCGACAAGGCCCCCGTGGTCTTCGTGGGCAAAGGGGTGACGTTCGACAGCGGCGGCATCTCGATCAAACCCGCCGCCGCCATGGATGAGATGAAATACGACATGGGTGGCGCGGCGAGCGTGTTCGGCCTGATCCGCGCCTGCGCCGAATTGCGCATCGATGCCAACGTGGTCGGACTGGTCCCCGCGGCCGAGAACATGCCGGATGGCGCCGCCTATCGCCCGGGCGACATCCTCAAGACCATGTCCGGTCAGACCATCGAGATCATCAATACCGATGCCGAAGGCCGGCTCCTGCTTTGCGACACGCTGACGTACGCCAAGCGCTTCTCCCCGGACACGATCATCGATATCGCGACGCTGACCGGCGCCTGCATCGTCGCGCTCGGTCATCACGCATCGGCCGTACTGTCGACGAACGACCAGCTCGCGCGTCAACTCATGCAGGCCGGCGAACGCGCTGGTGATCGCGCCTGGCAGTTGCCCATCTGGGACGAATACCAGGAGCAGCTCAAGAGCCCGTTCGCGGATTTCTCGCACGTGGGCGGACAACCGGCGGGCACGATCACGGCCGCCTGTTTCCTGTCGCGCTTCACGAAGGACTACAAACGCTGGGCCCATCTCGATATCGCCGGTACCGCCTGGACACGCGGCGACAGCAAGGGCGCGACCGGCCGGCCGGTGCCGCTGATGCTCCAGTACCTGCTGGACCATCACGATGGCCGCTGAGGGTGCGACGGTGACGCGTGTCGATTTCTACATCCTGCCCGATGCCGACGAGGATCGGCGTCAGGTCTACCTGTGCCGGATCGTCGACAAGGCGTACCGGCTCGGTCACCGCATCTGGA includes the following:
- the xerD gene encoding site-specific tyrosine recombinase XerD, translating into MSADADSGSNRPADSDQAIIDAFLDALWMERGLSGNTLSAYGTDLRGLAGWLAARDRTLHGARRQDLQAYVADRIAGGMRWRSIRRVLSTIKRFYRFQIRSGRMAEDPSARIDTPRLGRPLPDSLSEGEVSALLSAPDTGTDRGLRDRAMLELLYASGLRVSELVGLQAGALNRTHGVLRLRGKGDKERLVPVGEEALDWINRYLEAARPALLKGCNDTDALFVTTRGGAMTRQAFWYIVKRYAKQVGIERPLSPHTLRHAFATHLLNHGADLRAVQMLLGHSDLSTTQIYTHVARARLQEVHAQHHPRG
- a CDS encoding RDD family protein; this translates as MTEWNYCGLGRRLLAILYDSIVVLAILFIATLPVVLLTGGALEESLLYRTALQAYELLVAFAFFGGFWRSGGQTIGMRAWRIRLVRDDGGRLRWRDAALRYLVAIVSWALLGLGFAWSLFDRERRTWHDIASRTRLIRDP
- the lptG gene encoding LPS export ABC transporter permease LptG, which gives rise to MTTLLGRYIARTVIAGSVLVLAVLLSLNTLFAVTREFGSTGQGDYGVAEALLYVLLTMPADIYELFPAAVAIGGVVGLGALAANSELLIMRAAGVSNGRIVGMVMQGGIVLMAVIVFVGEVVAPPSQQYAERMRSSAIAGQSDARGPGGLWLRDENRFVNVGEILPGYVLRNVTVYEFDGRQLQRSLHAKRAHYQRREDQWRLLDVRSTRLNGDRIATQREAEAIWPRLVPPDLFEVLTVSPETLPGWRLFSYVDYLSDNDLESARFALAFWKKIATPLSTLVMLLLALPMVFGSIRATGAGQRVFIGSVIGVGYLLLAELFSHIGIVYGLAAPVAVMAPAILFTITGLLLLRRMH
- the lptF gene encoding LPS export ABC transporter permease LptF, translating into MRLTIVDRYILREVIQVWIAVMVILILVLASNSLVQLLGKVVEGELTGQVILPFFLLHLTSYFVTLIPLGLFLALLLAFGRLYAESEMAALGACGIGLAKLFRPVAILALAGAGMTAALTLWASPWAERASSEITARVAAESEFAGLAPGRFNRAGAGAVLFAETRSDDGGLREVFVVSPADQGGEHIVRARAADERIDRESGRRYLEFTEGQRYTIKPGSDVARSITFSEHGIHIPSQRVETSGPGAEGMSMGRLLARGEPKYTAEFQWRVSLPIACFLLALAALPLSHTTPRKGRYGKIAIALLLYLAYSNLLVFARDMVEEGTVPPALGMWWVHVATAVAVAALVAHRVGWRWAHSVIFSRSGVGA
- a CDS encoding leucyl aminopeptidase, with translation MEFTVTTANPAQKKAGVLVIGVFERRRLSDIGARIDQATDGYLRGILANGDLDGETNTSLLLYDVPGIRARRVLLVGCGKASEFDRRAYRKVNAWVAGLLERSRATDALTCLPAIQVRGVDAGDRARVTVEATETRRYRFDEFRSEPNTPKHPLSRLALHVADGDDKAKAEAGIAHARSLAAGVHLARDLANRPANVCTPTHLAEQARALDQQYDHVHTTVLEESDMEELGMGAMLAVSRGSREPAKLITMSWQGAGPDKAPVVFVGKGVTFDSGGISIKPAAAMDEMKYDMGGAASVFGLIRACAELRIDANVVGLVPAAENMPDGAAYRPGDILKTMSGQTIEIINTDAEGRLLLCDTLTYAKRFSPDTIIDIATLTGACIVALGHHASAVLSTNDQLARQLMQAGERAGDRAWQLPIWDEYQEQLKSPFADFSHVGGQPAGTITAACFLSRFTKDYKRWAHLDIAGTAWTRGDSKGATGRPVPLMLQYLLDHHDGR